The following proteins are co-located in the Dietzia timorensis genome:
- a CDS encoding amino acid--[acyl-carrier-protein] ligase → MTHPHGVAALDDEPGSSRTAKSPQQRFRDSLLAAGLLIDTGTPGLYGRGAEFEKILIRLEDVLTRAAELSSDLTPGGLGYPIYRFGPIFPRATYEKTDYVESFPDLTGAISTFSGGDREHRALMAARTRGEQWDHFLAPGDTMLVSAACHPVYEQLPSRLPEEGAAADVSGYCFRNEPSPDPMRMRSFRMREFVRIGDPETIRAHRAAWLDRAFELLRSFGLDVERVAANDPFFGRAGKLLANGQLDADLKTEFVVPIYGDAAPATAIASANDAQDHFGQKFSISCADGSVAHTTCTAFGLERTTLALFATHGTDSGAWPSAVKEALAL, encoded by the coding sequence ATGACACACCCCCACGGCGTGGCCGCCCTAGATGACGAGCCGGGCAGTTCCCGCACCGCAAAATCGCCACAGCAGCGGTTCCGCGATTCCCTGCTCGCCGCCGGCCTCCTCATCGACACGGGCACCCCCGGCCTCTACGGCCGGGGCGCGGAATTTGAGAAAATCCTTATCCGCCTCGAGGATGTGCTCACCCGCGCCGCCGAGCTCAGTAGCGACCTCACCCCCGGCGGGCTCGGCTATCCGATCTATCGCTTCGGGCCGATTTTTCCCCGCGCCACGTACGAGAAGACCGACTACGTCGAGTCCTTCCCGGACCTCACCGGGGCGATCAGCACCTTTTCCGGTGGCGACCGAGAGCATCGCGCGCTCATGGCGGCTCGCACCCGAGGCGAGCAGTGGGACCACTTCCTCGCCCCGGGCGACACGATGCTCGTCTCGGCCGCCTGCCATCCGGTGTACGAGCAGCTGCCGAGCAGACTGCCCGAAGAAGGCGCGGCCGCCGACGTCAGCGGCTATTGCTTCCGTAACGAGCCCTCGCCGGACCCGATGCGCATGCGCTCGTTCCGGATGCGCGAATTCGTTCGGATCGGCGATCCGGAGACGATTCGTGCGCACCGCGCCGCCTGGCTCGATCGCGCCTTCGAGCTACTTCGCTCTTTCGGCCTCGACGTCGAGCGGGTCGCAGCGAACGATCCGTTCTTCGGGCGCGCGGGCAAGCTCCTCGCCAATGGGCAGCTCGACGCCGATCTCAAGACCGAGTTCGTCGTGCCGATCTACGGGGACGCCGCCCCGGCGACGGCGATCGCCTCGGCGAACGACGCCCAGGATCATTTCGGCCAGAAGTTCTCGATCTCGTGCGCCGACGGCTCGGTCGCACACACCACGTGCACGGCGTTCGGCCTCGAGCGCACGACGCTCGCGCTGTTCGCTACCCACGGCACGGATTCCGGCGCCTGGCCCTCGGCGGTGAAGGAGGCGCTCGCGCTGTGA
- a CDS encoding glycosyltransferase, with the protein MMHPHWFGPHTESLFGLISTPDQAVTSAGVVIVPPLGLEAVTTYRGLRYLSDLLVDAGLTTLRYDHPGAGSSLGSSMSPRAWDGWVSGVGEAVAHLRSLGVTDITVVGVRAGTLILDAASPDVDRVVYLDPPLSGRRWMREVTSLQLMGVGQAEGDPGMSAPGLHISHEAAEKLRTHKWSPNPTVPRLVAPRSVDGAGSPLRPLLDGATRRIDLDEAELFVAPEAFIHHVPAGDMRRIAEAITHAAATGTGVVAAASDVRSHLRMTAEVANRQGERIVERIDVRTARELITFTTFAEGQTPRGTVLFESTANEPAWGPTDMWVRAAREHAGEGLQCVRHDKTGGGDAGEVHEGEIAVLYSYESRDDAEAVARTLDTDPADNLLVGLCSGAWMAAETALRTRAGAVLLFGMLQWARVREPVDKAFLAAHGYDLNTMTIPEVTSEHQREDFRSMVKSLLRDFFPIRMWEELGRRGITQVPGPLLHELDEAAVRTTVVMTPDDLEHYCVHRGDESLRRLRRRGWTGTVRSIDVPRGDHNLYRHDSREQARRALASEVAALRRRLEVPAGRRTPAVPAFPPAPRALFVSPPDVSATADGARWREAIAHCGDIRAEFLDTGRLGALGTLAVMPIPVLTMLGADALSLRRRVVGRIVARRRLAERLSRGDIDVLHLFRPTFVGSVSRLVGRIPLVLTIDRADIPVSIEGSPSGKRTWWRRSRREVPRGLRSLAGSAKHVIATSAEVADVLRGPAVSLPAHAVSVVPEVSRAAERPPAERSEHTERLATTLADAASRTVGSAGILGSATERRAEQPA; encoded by the coding sequence GTGATGCATCCGCACTGGTTCGGCCCGCACACCGAATCGCTCTTCGGACTGATCTCAACCCCGGATCAGGCCGTGACCTCCGCAGGCGTGGTCATCGTCCCGCCGCTCGGCCTCGAGGCCGTGACGACCTACCGCGGCCTGCGCTACCTGTCGGATCTCCTCGTGGACGCCGGCCTCACGACCCTGCGCTACGACCACCCCGGTGCCGGTTCCTCGCTCGGTTCCTCGATGTCGCCGCGCGCTTGGGACGGCTGGGTGTCGGGCGTCGGCGAAGCGGTCGCGCACCTGCGCTCGCTCGGGGTCACCGACATCACGGTCGTCGGCGTGCGCGCCGGTACCCTCATCCTCGACGCGGCGTCCCCGGACGTCGACCGCGTCGTCTACCTCGATCCGCCGCTGTCGGGCCGGCGCTGGATGCGCGAAGTCACGTCCCTGCAACTCATGGGCGTCGGCCAGGCCGAGGGCGACCCGGGCATGTCCGCGCCGGGCCTGCACATTTCCCACGAGGCCGCCGAGAAGCTGCGCACACACAAGTGGTCGCCGAACCCCACGGTGCCGCGGCTCGTCGCCCCGCGCTCCGTCGATGGCGCCGGCTCCCCGCTGCGCCCGCTGCTCGACGGCGCCACGCGCCGCATCGACCTCGACGAGGCCGAGTTGTTCGTCGCGCCCGAGGCGTTCATCCACCACGTACCTGCCGGCGATATGCGGCGTATCGCGGAGGCCATCACTCACGCCGCCGCCACCGGGACCGGCGTGGTGGCCGCGGCGTCCGACGTCAGGAGCCACCTGCGGATGACGGCGGAGGTCGCGAACCGCCAGGGCGAGCGGATCGTCGAGCGCATCGATGTGCGCACCGCCCGCGAACTCATCACCTTCACGACCTTCGCCGAGGGGCAGACCCCGCGGGGGACGGTGCTGTTCGAGTCGACGGCGAACGAACCGGCGTGGGGCCCGACCGATATGTGGGTGCGCGCGGCGCGCGAGCACGCGGGCGAGGGCCTGCAGTGCGTGCGGCACGACAAGACCGGCGGCGGCGACGCGGGCGAGGTACACGAGGGCGAGATCGCGGTGCTGTACTCGTACGAATCGCGCGATGATGCCGAGGCGGTGGCCCGTACCCTCGACACCGATCCGGCCGATAACCTGCTCGTTGGGCTGTGCTCGGGCGCCTGGATGGCGGCCGAGACCGCGCTGCGGACGCGCGCCGGGGCGGTGCTGTTGTTCGGGATGCTGCAGTGGGCGCGTGTGCGCGAGCCGGTGGACAAGGCGTTTCTCGCGGCCCACGGTTACGACCTCAACACGATGACGATTCCGGAGGTCACCTCCGAGCATCAGCGCGAGGATTTCCGCTCAATGGTCAAGTCGCTGCTGCGCGATTTCTTCCCCATCCGCATGTGGGAGGAGCTCGGCCGCCGGGGCATCACGCAGGTACCCGGCCCGCTCCTGCACGAGCTCGACGAGGCAGCGGTGCGCACGACGGTGGTGATGACCCCGGATGACCTCGAGCACTATTGCGTCCACCGCGGCGACGAATCGCTGCGGCGCCTGCGCCGGCGCGGCTGGACGGGAACGGTGCGCTCGATCGACGTGCCCAGAGGCGACCACAATCTCTACCGCCATGATTCGCGCGAGCAGGCCCGACGTGCGCTCGCGTCCGAGGTCGCGGCGCTGCGCCGGAGACTCGAGGTGCCGGCCGGCCGCCGCACGCCCGCGGTGCCGGCATTCCCGCCCGCCCCGCGCGCGCTGTTCGTCTCGCCGCCGGACGTCTCCGCCACCGCCGACGGAGCGCGGTGGCGCGAAGCGATCGCACACTGCGGCGACATTCGGGCCGAGTTCCTCGACACGGGACGTCTCGGGGCGCTCGGCACGCTCGCCGTCATGCCGATTCCCGTCCTCACGATGCTGGGCGCGGACGCGCTTTCGCTGAGGCGCCGCGTTGTCGGGCGCATCGTGGCACGCCGGCGGCTCGCCGAACGCCTCTCCCGCGGGGACATCGACGTGCTGCACCTGTTCCGGCCGACCTTCGTCGGGTCGGTTTCTCGCCTCGTGGGGCGGATCCCGCTCGTCCTCACCATCGACCGTGCCGACATTCCGGTGTCGATCGAAGGCTCCCCTTCGGGTAAGCGAACCTGGTGGCGCCGCTCCCGGCGCGAGGTTCCGCGCGGGCTACGCTCGCTCGCGGGCTCGGCGAAGCACGTGATCGCCACGAGCGCCGAGGTGGCGGACGTCCTGCGCGGTCCGGCTGTGTCGCTGCCGGCGCATGCGGTGAGCGTCGTCCCCGAGGTATCGCGCGCGGCCGAGCGTCCCCCCGCGGAAAGGTCCGAACACACCGAGCGTCTCGCCACCACGCTGGCCGATGCTGCTTCGCGCACCGTCGGCAGCGCCGGAATCTTGGGATCCGCAACAGAAAGGCGCGCTGAGCAGCCGGCATGA
- the hchA gene encoding glyoxalase III HchA: MTDEDRSPTIDKAEDNAYFPSPFSLSQYVPPQTDFDGVENPGGYSGGRWKVLVIATEERYLPTSGGFFSTGNHPVETFLPIKHLQDTGFGIDIATPSGNPAKLERWAMPANDDAVKDTYARFIEDWRAPKDLAEIVADDLGPESDYLAVFIPGGHGAMNNLPRNPLVAKVLDWAIENNRAIITLCHGPAALLAVGRDRETSPLSGYSVCVFPDSLDKGQNIDLGYIPGELPWLVAEELEKQGLTVVNDDMSGATHRDRNLLTGDSPLAANALGKMSASYLLEQARELE; this comes from the coding sequence ATGACCGACGAAGACCGCTCGCCGACTATCGACAAGGCAGAGGACAACGCCTACTTTCCGTCGCCGTTCTCGCTGAGCCAGTACGTCCCGCCGCAAACGGATTTCGACGGAGTCGAGAATCCGGGCGGCTACTCCGGCGGCCGCTGGAAAGTCCTCGTCATCGCCACCGAGGAGCGCTACCTCCCCACCAGCGGAGGCTTCTTCTCCACGGGCAACCATCCCGTCGAGACCTTCCTTCCCATCAAGCACCTCCAGGACACCGGCTTCGGGATCGACATCGCCACGCCGAGCGGCAATCCCGCCAAGCTCGAACGCTGGGCCATGCCCGCGAACGACGACGCCGTCAAGGACACATACGCGCGCTTTATCGAAGACTGGCGTGCACCAAAGGACCTGGCGGAAATCGTCGCCGATGACCTCGGCCCAGAGTCGGACTACCTCGCCGTGTTCATCCCCGGCGGCCACGGTGCGATGAACAACCTCCCCCGCAATCCGTTGGTTGCGAAGGTGCTCGATTGGGCAATCGAGAACAACCGGGCGATCATCACGTTGTGCCATGGCCCCGCAGCGCTACTCGCCGTGGGCCGGGACCGCGAGACCTCACCCCTGAGCGGCTACTCCGTGTGCGTGTTCCCCGATTCCCTCGACAAGGGCCAGAACATCGACCTCGGATACATCCCGGGCGAACTTCCGTGGCTGGTCGCCGAGGAATTGGAGAAACAGGGCCTCACCGTCGTCAACGACGATATGTCCGGCGCGACGCACCGCGACCGCAACCTCCTCACCGGCGACAGCCCGCTCGCCGCGAATGCGCTTGGCAAAATGTCGGCGTCCTACCTCTTGGAGCAGGCCAGGGAGCTCGAATAG
- a CDS encoding heme ABC transporter ATP-binding protein: protein MSTENRESTTPGTTVLEARSVVVTAGKKTLVDGVDLQVRAGEVLGLIGPNGAGKSTLLSALAGDRPPHSGSVELFGRPYSDYSPRQAARLRAVMLQDPTVSFAHLVRDVVEMGRAAWPGDPDRDAQIIDRCLAEVDMTGMADREITTLSGGERARVALARVLAQTADCVMLDEPTAAMDIGHSERTMHTVRRVAGEGAGVVVVLHDLGTAAKYCDRLALLHAGRIFDVGTPEEVCTEDTLSHVYGWPISVTHHPATSAPGTGHTVADDGGGANPSGGRPVLWIRPRDERRP, encoded by the coding sequence ATGAGCACCGAAAATCGCGAATCCACGACGCCAGGCACCACCGTGCTCGAGGCGAGATCGGTCGTCGTCACGGCGGGGAAGAAGACGCTTGTCGACGGCGTGGACCTGCAGGTGCGCGCCGGCGAGGTGCTCGGCCTCATCGGGCCGAACGGCGCCGGGAAATCGACCCTGTTATCGGCGCTGGCGGGCGATAGGCCCCCGCACTCGGGCTCGGTCGAACTCTTCGGTCGCCCGTACTCCGACTACTCCCCCCGCCAGGCGGCACGGCTGCGCGCCGTCATGCTGCAGGATCCGACCGTGTCGTTCGCGCACCTCGTCCGCGACGTGGTGGAGATGGGCCGCGCGGCGTGGCCCGGCGATCCGGACCGGGATGCGCAGATCATCGACCGCTGCCTCGCCGAGGTCGACATGACCGGCATGGCCGACCGCGAGATCACCACTCTCTCCGGCGGCGAACGCGCGCGCGTCGCCCTCGCCCGCGTCCTCGCGCAGACCGCCGACTGCGTGATGCTCGACGAACCCACCGCCGCGATGGATATCGGCCACTCCGAGCGCACCATGCACACCGTGCGCCGCGTCGCGGGCGAGGGCGCCGGTGTGGTCGTCGTCCTCCACGACCTCGGCACCGCCGCGAAATATTGCGACCGCCTCGCGCTCCTGCACGCCGGCCGGATCTTCGACGTCGGCACGCCGGAGGAAGTATGCACCGAGGACACGCTCTCGCACGTCTACGGTTGGCCTATCAGCGTCACTCACCACCCCGCCACGTCCGCGCCCGGCACGGGACACACCGTCGCCGATGACGGCGGAGGAGCCAATCCTTCTGGTGGCCGCCCGGTCCTGTGGATCAGACCACGCGACGAACGCCGACCGTAA
- a CDS encoding heme/hemin ABC transporter substrate-binding protein, whose product MIRRNTLARSATATLALSTAAMLALTGCGVGAQSGGANGDTVAVEELPSRDDVDNPKQLSGLSTVAPLGDIEPVAESPEPQLPVSFSDATGTDVEVTDISRILALDLYGTLSRTVEGLGLTENIIGRTVSSNEPAIADRPVVTEGGHNLNVEAILELRPSVILVDDTVGPPEAIEQLRDAGITVAVLDPRRTADSLEDDITLVARALGVREQGTELGKRSREQMEQAQAEVADLAPQGDDRLRMAFLYIRGNGGVFFILGEGSGADNTISELGGIDVATENGIVDTVPANAESLAELNPEVILVMNDGLESTGGLEGLLARPGVAQTDAGKNQRIVALPDSEAASMGPQAGLSLVRFAKAVYTGEDV is encoded by the coding sequence ATGATTCGACGGAACACCCTCGCCCGCTCGGCGACGGCGACGCTTGCCCTGTCCACCGCCGCGATGCTCGCGCTCACCGGCTGCGGCGTCGGCGCCCAGTCCGGCGGCGCGAACGGCGACACCGTCGCCGTGGAGGAACTCCCCTCGCGCGACGACGTCGACAACCCGAAGCAGCTGAGCGGCCTGAGCACCGTCGCGCCGCTCGGCGACATCGAGCCGGTCGCCGAGAGCCCGGAGCCGCAGCTGCCGGTGAGCTTCTCGGACGCCACGGGCACGGACGTCGAGGTCACCGACATTTCGCGCATCCTCGCGCTCGACCTCTACGGGACGCTATCGCGCACGGTTGAGGGGCTCGGGCTCACCGAGAACATCATCGGCCGCACGGTCTCGTCCAATGAGCCGGCGATCGCCGATCGGCCGGTCGTCACCGAGGGCGGGCACAACCTCAACGTCGAGGCGATTCTCGAGCTGCGCCCGTCGGTGATCCTCGTTGACGACACGGTCGGTCCGCCAGAGGCGATCGAGCAGCTGCGCGACGCCGGGATCACCGTGGCGGTGCTCGATCCGCGCCGCACCGCCGATTCGCTGGAGGACGACATCACGCTCGTCGCCCGCGCGCTCGGCGTGCGCGAGCAGGGCACCGAGCTCGGCAAGCGCTCGCGCGAGCAGATGGAGCAGGCGCAGGCCGAGGTCGCCGATCTCGCGCCCCAGGGAGACGATCGTCTGCGCATGGCGTTCCTCTACATCCGTGGCAACGGGGGCGTGTTCTTCATCCTCGGCGAGGGCTCCGGTGCGGACAACACGATTTCCGAGCTCGGCGGCATCGACGTCGCCACCGAGAACGGGATCGTCGACACCGTCCCGGCGAACGCCGAATCGCTCGCCGAGCTCAACCCCGAGGTCATTCTCGTGATGAACGATGGGCTCGAGTCCACCGGCGGTCTCGAAGGGCTGCTCGCGCGGCCAGGTGTCGCGCAGACCGACGCGGGCAAGAACCAGCGCATCGTCGCGCTGCCCGATTCCGAGGCGGCATCGATGGGCCCGCAGGCCGGGCTCTCCCTCGTCCGCTTCGCCAAGGCCGTCTATACCGGAGAAGACGTCTGA
- a CDS encoding acyl carrier protein has product MNTGSEPSVAAIREVLDEATTGAIDAQEIATDADLYAAGLTSHQAVQVMLGLEDHFDIELPDELMVGATFASIDSIRAAVASVVDGR; this is encoded by the coding sequence GTGAATACAGGTAGTGAACCCTCGGTGGCTGCGATCCGTGAGGTCCTCGACGAGGCCACGACGGGCGCTATCGATGCGCAGGAGATCGCCACGGACGCCGACTTGTACGCGGCCGGGCTCACGTCCCATCAGGCGGTTCAGGTGATGCTCGGTCTGGAGGATCACTTCGACATCGAGCTGCCCGACGAGCTCATGGTCGGCGCCACGTTTGCGAGCATCGACTCGATCCGGGCGGCAGTAGCCTCGGTCGTCGACGGCCGATAG
- a CDS encoding HtaA domain-containing protein — translation MFRLVHRGTTRRILAAGAAAVLLPLSGLAVAPALPAAGAQPISAECAAVSNGSAHWGIKESFRSYLKSPIAMGGWNLDGVGFSGAEAGADGTFDFTADAPKASVNGQDADIPLNGSMTLHGHFDLLKINLTNMSIKVRGSEAQFIADFSSNTVNRPAPGAEITGQEQGTQAAIATFTLDQPIDANAVRSGKFNLSGAGYITEDGNRAFGGNYGEGNNTTDRLNMDVSTIPGLCVGGELDELGKTAPAAGQAPAEPHTDDAPPALDVAPATQNASRSTGGNAASHAAPKNYGKSTPAPAGKEASALSGSGEVCREESTKGVSDARMGWGVKDSFRTYVQGGVAKGGWTTSGGAVYNSGAFVFSGSDGAVDPSSPQGSINYGGSVNFTGHGGVLDLTLANPEITFSGNSGSLIADVTSNDTEGNPRSFGRITVADLAVSASVSGDVIDGNAGATLTAAGSEALADFYPAGTAMAPVTFKASLSGSASCSAAGGSNAPSSGNAGGKSEKSGKSAALEAMPEDETPKDAKPVADKRSSTSLLDNAASTDDDPDTVAMALASNPGMPIAGAMLVIAAGVLLYRIGRNRRAVPAAADSAATTGSGEN, via the coding sequence ATGTTTCGCCTGGTTCACAGGGGTACGACGCGACGGATTCTCGCCGCAGGGGCTGCCGCTGTGCTGCTGCCACTTTCGGGTCTCGCGGTCGCCCCGGCACTGCCGGCGGCCGGCGCGCAGCCGATCAGCGCCGAGTGTGCGGCCGTCTCCAACGGTTCGGCGCACTGGGGAATAAAGGAATCCTTCCGCAGCTACCTCAAGAGCCCGATCGCCATGGGCGGTTGGAACCTCGACGGCGTCGGCTTCTCCGGGGCCGAGGCGGGCGCCGACGGCACGTTCGACTTCACCGCGGACGCACCCAAGGCAAGCGTCAACGGCCAGGACGCGGACATACCGCTCAATGGCTCGATGACTCTCCACGGCCACTTCGACCTGCTCAAGATCAATCTGACGAACATGTCGATCAAGGTGCGCGGATCCGAGGCGCAATTCATCGCCGATTTCTCGTCCAACACGGTCAACCGTCCCGCGCCGGGCGCCGAGATCACCGGGCAGGAGCAGGGCACTCAGGCCGCGATCGCGACGTTCACCCTCGACCAGCCGATCGACGCGAACGCGGTGCGCAGCGGCAAGTTCAACCTCTCCGGCGCTGGATACATCACCGAGGACGGCAACCGCGCTTTCGGCGGCAACTACGGCGAGGGCAACAACACCACCGACCGCCTGAATATGGACGTCTCGACGATTCCCGGACTGTGCGTCGGAGGCGAACTCGACGAGCTCGGCAAGACCGCCCCGGCCGCCGGGCAGGCACCGGCGGAGCCGCACACCGACGACGCCCCACCGGCGCTCGACGTCGCACCCGCCACCCAGAACGCCTCCCGTTCGACCGGCGGCAACGCGGCCTCGCACGCCGCACCGAAGAACTACGGCAAGTCCACGCCGGCACCCGCCGGTAAGGAAGCCTCCGCGCTTTCCGGAAGCGGGGAGGTGTGCCGCGAGGAATCGACCAAGGGCGTTTCCGACGCCCGCATGGGGTGGGGCGTGAAGGACTCGTTCCGCACCTACGTCCAGGGAGGGGTCGCCAAGGGCGGCTGGACGACGTCGGGCGGCGCGGTCTATAACTCGGGCGCGTTCGTGTTCTCCGGGTCCGATGGCGCCGTGGACCCATCCTCGCCGCAGGGCAGCATCAACTACGGCGGATCGGTCAACTTCACCGGTCACGGCGGGGTGCTCGACCTCACGCTCGCAAACCCGGAGATCACGTTCTCCGGAAATTCCGGTTCGCTCATCGCCGACGTCACCTCCAACGACACCGAAGGCAACCCGCGCAGCTTCGGCCGGATCACCGTCGCCGACCTCGCAGTGAGCGCCTCGGTGTCCGGCGACGTTATCGACGGGAACGCCGGAGCGACGCTGACCGCGGCCGGATCGGAGGCGCTCGCCGACTTCTACCCCGCCGGAACGGCGATGGCGCCGGTGACCTTCAAGGCCTCGCTGTCCGGATCGGCGAGCTGCTCGGCGGCGGGCGGATCCAACGCCCCGTCGAGCGGCAACGCCGGCGGAAAGAGCGAAAAGTCCGGCAAGTCGGCAGCGCTCGAGGCAATGCCGGAGGACGAAACCCCGAAGGACGCAAAGCCCGTCGCGGATAAGCGTTCGTCGACGTCATTGCTGGATAATGCCGCGTCCACGGACGACGATCCGGACACTGTGGCGATGGCGCTCGCGTCGAACCCGGGGATGCCGATCGCCGGGGCGATGCTCGTCATCGCCGCTGGTGTGCTGCTCTACCGGATCGGCCGCAATCGTCGCGCGGTACCCGCGGCTGCAGACTCCGCCGCCACTACCGGTTCCGGCGAGAACTAG
- a CDS encoding PGPGW domain-containing protein: protein MSEHKSWAQRQNSAVRLTLQIVGWVLVVLGIAALVLPGPGLLMLFAGLALLSQELTWAQRFVTPVKHAALRGASEGVQSWLRICGSLVGVAALVAVGLAWGLWRTAPDWWPLDDQWWLPGGWGTAGTLFASAAIALGLLIYSFRRFRGSPYVPYDVERPSPTGGDTATERENSPAGSATGRS from the coding sequence ATGAGCGAACACAAGTCCTGGGCCCAGCGGCAGAACTCCGCGGTACGTCTCACCCTGCAGATCGTCGGGTGGGTTCTCGTCGTGCTCGGCATCGCCGCGCTCGTCCTCCCCGGCCCGGGTCTGCTCATGCTCTTCGCCGGTCTCGCCCTGCTCTCGCAGGAGCTCACGTGGGCGCAGCGCTTCGTCACCCCGGTCAAGCACGCGGCCCTGCGGGGCGCCTCGGAAGGCGTGCAGTCGTGGTTGCGGATCTGCGGCTCACTCGTCGGCGTTGCCGCGCTCGTCGCCGTCGGCCTCGCCTGGGGGCTGTGGCGCACCGCCCCGGACTGGTGGCCGCTCGACGATCAGTGGTGGCTCCCCGGTGGCTGGGGCACGGCGGGGACGCTCTTCGCCTCCGCTGCAATCGCGCTCGGCCTGCTCATCTATTCCTTCCGCCGTTTTCGCGGTTCCCCGTATGTTCCGTATGACGTCGAACGTCCCTCTCCCACGGGCGGCGACACCGCGACCGAACGAGAAAATTCCCCGGCCGGCTCCGCCACCGGCCGGAGCTAG
- a CDS encoding GatB/YqeY domain-containing protein, with protein sequence MSELKDRIVSDMTAAMKAREKDKVAALRMLKAAIMTEEVSGEKHELTDEQVLAVVAREIKKRRESAEVYAENGRQELADKELSEVEFFTEYQPAQLSDAELDDLVESTIAEVVGDGERTMKQMGPVMGAAKQKAGAQVEGGRLSAAVKKALGA encoded by the coding sequence ATGAGCGAACTCAAGGATCGAATCGTCTCCGATATGACCGCCGCCATGAAGGCGCGCGAGAAGGACAAGGTCGCGGCGCTGCGCATGCTCAAGGCAGCGATCATGACCGAAGAGGTCTCCGGGGAGAAGCACGAGCTCACCGACGAGCAGGTGCTCGCCGTCGTGGCGCGCGAAATCAAGAAGCGCCGCGAATCCGCCGAGGTCTACGCGGAGAACGGCCGCCAAGAGCTCGCCGACAAGGAGCTGTCCGAGGTCGAGTTCTTCACCGAGTATCAGCCGGCTCAGCTCTCCGATGCCGAGCTCGACGACCTCGTCGAGTCCACTATCGCCGAGGTCGTCGGCGACGGCGAGCGCACCATGAAGCAGATGGGTCCGGTCATGGGCGCGGCCAAGCAGAAGGCCGGCGCGCAGGTCGAGGGTGGCCGCCTCTCCGCCGCCGTCAAGAAGGCTCTCGGCGCGTAG
- a CDS encoding FecCD family ABC transporter permease has product MTSSVLTRRKRTRSAAAVVLGVLVVAVFVANLAIGQFTLPLSSLWPALTRAPSAELESNVLWQIRMPRAVLGLLVGAALAVAGTLLQGLFGNPLAEPSVIGVTSGAGVGAAVGIVFHLGFAGSATVPILAFVAGMATTILVYRLASVDGEVRVVTLILIGIAVNAVAGAAISFLVYLAPTTSREQIIFWQMGSLNSAQWDQVATIAVPILACLAASCVIAGSLDVLSLGERAAQHAGVNVPVVRLAIIGLSTALAAAAVAYAGIIGFVGLIVPHILRQVIGAGNRWLVPLSALGGAVLVMLADLAARTLIPFSDLPIGIFTALVGGPTFFLLLRRTLLKAGRV; this is encoded by the coding sequence ATGACCTCTTCCGTCCTCACCCGACGGAAACGCACCCGCTCCGCCGCAGCCGTCGTTCTCGGTGTTCTCGTCGTCGCCGTATTCGTCGCCAACCTCGCGATCGGGCAGTTCACTCTTCCGTTGTCGAGCCTGTGGCCAGCGCTCACCCGCGCTCCCTCGGCCGAGCTCGAGAGCAACGTCCTGTGGCAGATCCGCATGCCGCGCGCCGTGCTCGGGCTGCTGGTCGGGGCCGCGCTCGCCGTCGCGGGCACGCTGCTCCAGGGGCTGTTCGGTAACCCGCTGGCCGAGCCCAGCGTCATCGGCGTCACCTCCGGCGCCGGTGTCGGCGCGGCAGTCGGAATCGTGTTCCACCTCGGTTTCGCCGGTTCGGCGACGGTGCCGATCCTCGCGTTCGTCGCGGGGATGGCGACGACGATCCTCGTCTACCGGCTCGCTTCCGTCGACGGCGAGGTCAGGGTGGTCACGCTGATCCTCATCGGCATCGCCGTCAACGCGGTCGCCGGAGCAGCGATCTCGTTCCTCGTCTACCTCGCGCCGACGACCTCGCGCGAACAGATCATCTTCTGGCAGATGGGTTCGCTCAACAGTGCGCAATGGGACCAGGTCGCCACGATCGCCGTGCCGATCCTCGCGTGCCTGGCCGCCTCGTGCGTCATTGCCGGTTCGCTCGACGTGCTCAGCCTCGGCGAACGCGCCGCCCAGCACGCCGGCGTCAACGTGCCCGTGGTGCGACTGGCGATCATCGGGTTGTCCACGGCGCTCGCCGCAGCGGCCGTCGCCTATGCGGGAATCATCGGATTCGTCGGGCTCATCGTCCCGCACATCCTGCGCCAGGTGATCGGCGCCGGAAACCGCTGGCTCGTCCCCCTCAGCGCGCTCGGCGGCGCCGTCCTCGTGATGCTCGCCGACCTCGCCGCGCGCACCCTCATCCCGTTCTCGGACCTGCCGATCGGCATCTTCACCGCGCTCGTCGGCGGCCCGACTTTCTTCCTGCTGCTGCGGCGCACCCTACTCAAGGCGGGACGCGTATGA